The Impatiens glandulifera chromosome 3, dImpGla2.1, whole genome shotgun sequence genome contains a region encoding:
- the LOC124931579 gene encoding outer envelope protein 39, chloroplastic, protein MGAQKSVHAGKAKIDFNVDFTHKLCAALMFSPFRNTGGPLSLVIGSLCIKHPNLFGRSEKLDLLWDKGLYDSNVLISYRKPSPEWLPQKSFVIQHSISPDIGIHGLPVDNFSRSGSGGVNLSRVSVGLDLNEPASSQWGSLISMRLEHVRPIDDDGRSISRDTDGFPITCSGSFSDSMMVLKQETRFAKANDHSFTRFSLQIEQGIPVLSKWLVFNRFKFMASKGVRLGPAFLLTSLTGGSIVGDIAPYQAFSIGGVGSVRGYGEGAIGSGRSCLIANNELTLPLNQMVEGALFLDCGTDLGSGRHVPGNPSLRHGKPGNGVGLGYGLRFKSQLGHFQADYAINAFHQKTVYFGFSNLAS, encoded by the exons atGGGAGCTCAGAAGAGCGTTCATGCTGGAAAAG CCAAGATAGACTTCAATGTCGATTTCACCCATAAGCTATGTGCTGCTTTGATGTTCTCTCCTTTCAG GAACACAGGCGGACCACTTTCATTGGTGATTGGAAG TCTTTGCATTAAACACCCAAATTTGTTTGGCCGAAGTGAGAAGCTTGATCTGTTGTGGGACAAAGGGCTATATGATTCAAATGTTCTAATATCTTATAGAAAACCAAGTCCAGAATGGCTCCCTCAAAAATCCTTTGTCATTCAG CATTCTATTTCTCCCGACATTGGGATCCATGGCTTGCCTGTGGATAACTTCTCTCGTTCAGGAAGTGGAGGAGTAAACTTGAGTCGGGTATCAGTAGGATTGGATCTCAATGAGCCTGCAAGTTCACAATGGGGAAGCTTGATCAGTATGAGACTTGAA CACGTCCGCCCTATTGATGATGATGGCAGATCCATAAGCAGGGATACTGATGGCTTTCCCATTAC atGCAGTGGCAGTTTTAGTGACAGTATGATGGTACTAAAGCAGGAAACACGCTTTGCAAAGGCGAATGATCATAGTTTCACCAGA TTTAGTCTACAAATAGAACAAGGAATTCCTGTCCTATCCAAGTGGCTGGTGTTCAACCGCTTCAAATTTATGGCATCAAAAGGTGTTAGGCTTGGACCTGCATTTCTTTTAACAAG CTTGACAGGTGGTTCTATCGTAGGTGATATAGCTCCTTATCAAGCTTTTTCTATTGGAGGTGTTGGAAGTGTTAGGGGGTATGGCGAGGGTGCAATTGGATCGGGTAGATCATGTCTGATTGCTAACAATGAATTGACACTCCCATTG aatcagatggtggaaggTGCTCTTTTCTTGGACTGTGGAACTGATTTGGGATCTGGTCGTCATGTTCCTG GAAATCCTTCCTTGAGGCATGGAAAACCAGGAAATGGAGTTGGACTAGGCTATGGGCTTCGTTTCAAGTCCCAATTGGGCCATTTTCAGGCCGACTATGCAATCAATGCATTTCATCAGAAAACTGTATACTTCGGCTTCAGCAATTTGGCTTCATGA